One Erpetoichthys calabaricus chromosome 8, fErpCal1.3, whole genome shotgun sequence DNA segment encodes these proteins:
- the LOC114644627 gene encoding collagen alpha-3(VI) chain-like — protein MFYVNSHPTQESVLRAIASLQHKDGRALNTGKALQFVKENVFITPSGSRHLEGVPQFLVVIAGGRSSDDIQDPIRALKQSGVVPFGIGTVNTDTLELQSLSYTPGFAFSVAEFLDLPKIGQQLSSLIARVNVPRELETPAAKEVDPIKRDVVFLLDGSDDASNTFAAVRDFVLSVVQSLDVAENQDRVAVVQYSNTPAADFHLNSYSTKESVLKAVRNLKAKGGTPHYTGAALQYVKDNLFTPSAGSRHLEGVPQILVVLASERSRDAIRGPAAALKRQGVVTFGIGTRDANILEMQTLSTEPSNAFTVSDFGDLPNIQQQLLIKVARQTAPDSSAVPVASEGAKRDIVFLMDGSEENKSRFPALREFVMKMVENLLVAGDEDRVAVVQFSDVAEPAFYLNTYLRKEDILKVVQGLRPKGGSPRNTGAALHFVKDNVFVPSAGSRLREAVPQILILLTSGRSEDDIRASADALKQLGVVSLTVGNSNADTLELQMVAFEPLHVFLLPDFDHLPRIQQRLLTFVRGVVGQERAEVPTVLVDREGTKRDIVFLLDASDDTTDGFPLLREFLVKIVERLDMDGNKDRVAVIQCSNEPVTSFYLNTYLMKPDVPSMP, from the exons ATGTTTTATGTAAATTCCCATCCGACCCAAGAAAGTGTCCTTCGTGCAATAGCTAGTCTGCAACACAAAGACGGCCGAGCTTTAAATACTGGCAAAGCCCTCCAGTTTGTGAAGGAGAATGTCTTTATTACGCCCTCTGGCAGCAGACATCTTGAGGGCGTCCCTCAGTTTTTAGTTGTTATAGCTGGTGGCAGGTCAAGCGATGACATTCAGGATCCGATAAGAGCTCTGAAACAGTCCGGGGTTGTGCCTTTTGGCATTGGCACTGTCAACACTGACACGCTGGAGCTGCAGTCTTTGTCTTACACCCCAGGCTTTGCCTTTTCTGTGGCTGAATTCTTGGATCTTCCAAAAATCGGGCAGCAGTTGTCATCACTGATTGCAAGAGTTAATGTCCCGAGGGAGTTAGAAACGCCAGCTGCCAAAG AAGTCGACCCCATCAAAAGGGATGTTGTGTTTCTTCTCGATGGCTCTGACGATGCTAGCAATACATTTGCGGCAGTTCGGGACTTTGTTTTAAGTGTCGTACAAAGCCTTGATGTGGCTGAAAACCAAGACCGAGTGGCTGTTGTTCAGTACAGCAATACTCCAGCCGCGGACTTCCACTTAAACTCCTACTCGACAAAGGAGAGCGTGCTAAAGGCAGTGAGGAATCTGAAAGCCAAAGGCGGGACGCCCCACTACACTGGAGCAGCACTGCAGTATGTGAAGGACAATCTCTTCACTCCTTCAGCTGGCAGCAGACATCTAGAGGGGGTCCCACAAATTCTGGTTGTGCTCGCCAGTGAAAGGTCAAGAGATGCCATAAGAGGCCCTGCCGCTGCCCTGAAAAGACAGGGAGTTGTGACCTTTGGCATCGGGACCCGCGATGCTAATATTCTCGAGATGCAAACTCTCTCCACTGAGCCCAGTAACGCTTTCACTGTCTCTGACTTTGGGGACCTGCCGAACATTCAGCAGCAGCTTCTGATCAAAGTCGCCAGACAAACTGCGCCGGACTCGTCGGCGGTGCCAG TGGCATCAGAAGGAGCCAAAAGAGACATTGTGTTTTTAATGGATGGATCTGAGGAGAACAAAAGCAGATTCCCTGCATTGCGTGAATTTGTGATGAAGATGGTGGAGAATCTGCTTGTGGCGGGAGACGAGGACCGTGTAGCAGTGGTTCAGTTCAGTGATGTAGCTGAGCCGGCTTTCTACCTGAACACCTACTTAAGAAAGGAGGACATTCTAAAGGTTGTGCAAGGCCTCCGGCCCAAAGGGGGCAGTCCCCGCAATACTGGCGCAGCACTGCACTTTGTAAAGGACAATGTCTTTGTCCCATCTGCTGGGAGTCGGCTCCGGGAAGCCGTACCCCAGATTCTCATTCTGTTGACGTCTGGAAGGTCAGAAGATGACATCCGAGCTTCGGCAGATGCCCTTAAGCAATTGGGAGTGGTGTCTTTGACAGTTGGAAACAGCAATGCAGACACCCTTGAACTGCAGATGGTTGCATTTGAACCTTTGCATGTTTTCTTGCTTCCTGATTTTGACCATCTTCCAAGAATCCAGCAGCGGCTCTTGACTTTTGTAAGAGGAGTTGTTGGGCAGGAACGAGCAGAAGTGCCGACAGTCTTGG TTGACAGAGAGGGTACCAAACGAGACATCGTCTTTCTGCTTGATGCCTCTGATGACACCACCGATGGATTCCCCTTATTGCGTGAATTTCTAGTGAAAATCGTGGAACGTCTTGACATGGATGGCAATAAAGATCGAGTAGCTGTGATTCAATGTAGCAACGAACCAGTAACCAGCTTCTATCTTAACACATATTTAATGAAACCGGATGTCCCCTCGATGCCATAA
- the LOC114644630 gene encoding collagen alpha-3(VI) chain-like has protein sequence MHQFMYNLVEDLSVEGAKDHIAVVQYSNEPEVDFYLNAHTAKDDVLRAIQGLRHKGGRPLNTGAALNFVKDTVFTSSAGSKHLHGAAQVLILLLAGRSADDASLPASSVKHRGVVPLAIGVKNAEIGELQAISFDPSYALFIPNFGDLSTIKEQILSSMAQVTGLRRPESPTVLGTYGDMTSDIEVRAVEQEVTKRDVVFLLDDSDDSRDDFPQVQQFVESFVENLNVGSSKDRVAVVQYSNEPTSTFDLNSYSTKEEIVSAIRGMLHKGGRERNTGAALHFVKDFVFTPAAGR, from the exons ATGCATCAGTTTATGTATAATTTGGTGGAAGACTTAAGTGTGGAGGGCGCCAAAGACCACATAGCTGTGGTTCAGTATAGCAATGAGCCTGAAGTCGATTTCTATCTGAATGCCCACACAGCTAAGGATGATGTCCTACGTGCCATACAAGGCCTTAGGCATAAGGGAGGCAGGCCCCTCAACACTGGCGCAGCCCTGAACTTTGTGAAGGACACGGTTTTTACCTCTTCTGCTGGCAGCAAACATCTTCATGGTGCGGCACAGGTCTTGATCTTGCTGCTGGCTGGGAGGTCAGCAGATGATGCCAGCTTGCCGGCAAGTTCTGTTAAACATCGCGGAGTGGTACCTTTAGCCATTGGCGTGAAAAATGCAGAAATTGGTGAATTACAAGCCATTTCATTCGATCCATCCTATGCATTATTCATTCCTAATTTTGGTGACCTTTCTACAATCAAGGAACAAATATTGTCCTCAATGGCCCAAGTGACTGGTCTAAGAAGACCAGAGTCACCAACTGTCTTAGGTACGTATGGTGATATGACTAGTGACATAGAAGTAAGGGCAG TTGAACAAGAAGTGACAAAACGAGATGTTGTGTTTCTGCTTGATGACTCTGATGATTCGAGGGATGACTTTCCTCAGGTCCAGCAATTTGTTGAATCGTTTGTAGAGAATCTGAATGTGGGAAGCAGCAAAGACCGCGTGGCGGTGGTGCAGTACAGCAACGAGCCCACTAGCACATTTGACCTAAATTCCTATTCTACCAAAGAAGAGATTGTTAGCGCCATACGAGGCATGCTACACAAGGGCGGCAGAGAGCGGAACACTGGCGCAGCGCTGCACTTTGTTAAGGACTTTGTCTTTACTCCTGCTGCAGGGAGATGA
- the LOC114644626 gene encoding collagen alpha-3(VI) chain-like, translating to MYAIAESVSGTKDVVFLIDGSDDTAGGFPAILNFLQQVVESLDVDRDKDHVALVQYSNGPSPHFYLNALSTKEEVLGSIRSLQHKGGRPLNTGAALQFVKDNVFTRSAGSRYNDGVPQVLILLTGERSRDDIRGAVNALKQSGILMFSVEVNNADLPELQTISHKPTYVFAAYEFKDLRDVHVQLLPAVSQAIDEKYGISHLPPWVKGKNWPQRRRVESLDCEP from the coding sequence ATGTATGCCATAGCAGAAAGCGTCTCTGGGACAAAGGATGTTGTGTTTCTGATTGATGGCTCCGATGACACTGCAGGTGGTTTCCCAGCAATACTTAATTTCCTTCAGCAAGTAGTTGAGAGCCTTGATGTGGACAGAGATAAAGATCACGTAGCTTTGGTTCAATATAGTAATGGCCCATCGCCTCATTTCTACCTGAATGCCCTTTCCACCAAAGAGGAGGTGCTTGGCAGTATAAGGAGCCTCCAGCACAAAGGGGGCAGACCCCTTAACACTGGAGCAGCTCTGCAATTCGTGAAGGACAACGTTTTCACTCGTTCTGCTGGCAGCAGGTACAATGATGGGGTTcctcaggttttaattttactcaCTGGTGAAAGGTCGAGAGATGACATCAGAGGAGCGGTGAATGCACTGAAGCAGTCTGGAATTCTGATGTTTTCTGTTGAAGTCAATAATGCCGACCTCCCAGAGCTGCAGACAATCTCACACAAGCCCACTTATGTCTTCGCTGCCTATGAATTTAAGGATCTTCGAGATGTCCATGTGCAGCTTCTACCAGCAGTAAGCCAGGCGATTGACGAGAAGTATGGGATCTCGCATTTGCCACCATGGGTCAAAGGTAAGAACTGGCCACAGAGGAGACGAGTAGAATCTCTTGATTGTGAGCCT